The genome window AGACGTGGTGGTCTCGAAAGGCCTTTTTGCCCCTTATTTCTGTCCATGTCTCGGCGCACATCTCAAAAAACGCCTCGGGAGAACCTATGCCGCAGAAGGCAAAGACAGGGGTCGATGGATTAAGATCCCTTATGGCCTTTGTCTTGGTCTGACTGAAAAAGACAGGTCTTTCAGGTGCGAGCACGTCCAGCATCTGCCTACAGGCCTCGATCTGATCAGGGCCAAAGATCTGCGAATCGGTAATCACAATGGCCGCTGCTCGGCTGATAGCCGAAAGCGGCTCTCTCAGATCACCGCCAGGAAAGACCTTGCCTGTACCGAACAGCCGCCTTGCCGATAGGAGCAAGATGTCTATATCCCGCTTGAGCGCAAGGTGCTGGAAGCCGTCATCAAGCAGGATGATCTGTGCGTCCAGCTCCTGTATGGCAAAAAGTCCGGCATTGAACCTGTCGGAGCCAGCTACTACAGGGATCCCGTACATCCGTTCGGCCATCATGACCGGTTCATCTCCTGCTTTATGCGGAGAGATGACAGCACCCTCACCCTTTGATACAAGCACGGGCCCTTTGCCGATACTGCCGCCATAGCCACGCGTGACTACTGCGACCCTGAGGCCTTGTCGTTTAAACCACTCTGCTACAGCCATCACAAGCGGGGTCTTGCCGGTACCGCCTAGGGTAATGTTGCCGATGCTTATGACAGGGCGTGGAAGCGCCTTTGTCTCCAGATAGCCCTTTCTATAGGCCCATGGTCTGAGCCTCATGACGCCTGAATAGAGCGGCGAAAAAGGCCTGCCGAGCAGGAAGAGCAGGGGCAAAAGCCTTGGATTCAAACAAATCGTCTCCTTTTAATGTATTTTTCCAACAGCTCGATGCAGCGTATAACCGAGCCGCTATTTTCCGCAATGAGATCCTTCGCGCGCCTCCCCATCTCCATGCGTCTGCCATCGTCTTTCAACAGGGTGCGGACTGCGTTTTCGAGCCCACTTGCATCCATAACGTAGAGGCCCGCTCCTTTCAATGCAAACGTATCGGCGGCATATCTGAAACTCTCCATGTTAGGACCGAAGATTACAGGCACGCCGCATGCGGCAGGCTCAAGAATGTTGTGACCGCATGCATTTACAAGGCTACCTCCGACAAAGGCGATGTCAGCTACAAGATAGCACTCCTTAAGCTCTCCAAGCGTGTCGAGTATAAGGATGTCAGCTCCTGTTTTACCCGATCCGGCGCTGCGCAAGTCTGCGGCTAGCCCCAGGTTTCTTGCTATGGCCGCTACCTCTTTCCCCCTGGCAGGATCCCTTGGTGCTATTACGAGTCTCAAGGTGGCAAATTCCTTTTTCAGGGCCTTGAAGACTGAAAATATCACCGCCTCCTCACCCTTATGGGTACTTCCCGCTACAAAGACGTGACCATCTTCGCCCAGCCCGAGTTTGCGCCTCTTATCCATTGGATTGAGCGCCTCTGTACATTTTATGTCGTATTTGATGTTTCCCACCGTGCTTATCCTGTCTTCGGGCAGGCCCAGGTCAAGGAGCCTTGCGCGATCCATTTCCGACTGCATGGCTATATGACTGAGCCCACCGTAGATCAGGTCGGTGAATGCCGTGCCGAGGCGTTTAAGACGGCTATGCGCCCGAGAAGAGATGCTGCCGTTTATCAAAAGTGCAGGTATCCTGTTTCGCCTCAACATCCAGAGGAGGTTGGGCCACAGATCCGTCTCAACCAGCACGAGACAGTTAGGCGAAAGACGCCGAATAAAGTGTGCGATTACGGGCGGCAAATCAAAGGGCATGGATATGATGATCATACGCGTTGCACCGGCAAAGGCGTCTTTCAGCACATTGAGGCCGGTCTTGGTAGAGGCCGAGCAGATGATTCCGGCATCAGGCCACCTTTTTGCCACCTCCCTTATAAAGGGAACCGCGGCGTTCGCTTCACCCAGGGACAGGGCGTGCACCCAGATGCGGGGGTATCTTCCTTCGATGGCCCTTGCATCCAGGCCTATACCAAGCCTTCCCTTGAGCTGGCCGCGGTATTTGTCTTTAAATCCCATAAATGCAAGGACAGGCAGGGCTGCGGCGGGCAAAGACATGTACAAAAGGACATTATAAAGGAAAAGTACGGATAGGGTCTTGATTTTCACTGCCTTTTTATATCAGAACCTCAAAAAAGAATCTATACGGTCGAAGATTTTTATTTTAATCCAGCGTCTGCCTATGTACAGGTTAAAATGACAAAAATAAAGACGATGGATGTTCAAAATCGAAATAAATCTGAATATAATATTCCTGCATACGGGCTTATAGCAAAGGTCGTTAGAAATTAGAAAACTGGCGTGCGCCTAATCTGGATAATGCACCTCTGGGCATGGAATGAACAATAAATTAAAGACCGTTTTTGAACGCGCTGTTTTGTTTTTTATAGATGCCGCTGCCATCTCTTTAATTTTAGGCCTATCTGTTTTTGTTAGAACGGATATCCTACCTATTCTATATTCCGGCTTTCGCGGGGATTTTAGTGTAATCACTTTTAAAAATATCTGGTGGTTTCCCATCGTATGGCTCTTTTTTTATTATTACGAGGGGCTTTACACAAGGAGATTTTCTTTATGGGACGAGGTCATGTCCATATGGAAGGTCTCGTTTTTAGCCACAATAGGGGTCTTTACCCTAGTATCAATGGGGAAATTGAGCGGGGAGGTCTCGAGAACGGTAATCGTATTGATGGGAGGGCTTTCGCTGGTATCCCTGCCGCCCATAAGGATGGCTGCAAAAGCGGTGCTCAGGATGTTCGGTCTCTTGAAAAAGAGGGTGATAGTGCTTGGGGCTGGCAAGACCGGGGTGCGGATAATCCAAGCCCTTAGCAGGGAACCCAACTATGGCTATGAGATATTAGGTATCCTTGATGACGATCCGGAAAAGGCCGGCATGCGGATTGAAGGTGTCAAAGTCCATCATGGCGTGGACAACGTCTTTAAATATTTAAAAAGGATGAGGGTCACGGATGTGTTCATCGCCATGCCATCGGCAGGCCGCGAAAGGCTCCAAAATCTCATAAACAACCTCCAGCATAAGGTAGATGGCATCTCATTTGTGCCCGATATGTTCGGTGTCGCCGTCCTTGGCGCCGAACTCCAGCACTTTTTCAACGAGCAGACCTTTGCGTTCGAGATCAAAAACAACCTTGCAAGGCCCTTGAATGTCTTTGTAAAGCGGAGTTTCGATATGGGTCTGAGTCTCATTTTGCTTGTCTTGTTGGCAGTGCCCATGCTGGTTATAGCCATTATGATAAGGCTTGATTCAAAAGGTCCAGTCATATTTTCCCAGGAGAGGATCGGGAGGCATGGCAGGTTATTCAAATGCCTCAAGTTCAGAACCATGTATCTCGGCGCGGATGAAAAACTCAATGAGATACTGGAAAAGGATCCGAAGGCCAGAGCTGAATGGGAAGACCGATGGAAACTTAAAGATGACCCTAGGGTGACGAGGGTGGGACGTTTTTTGAGGAAAACGTCGTTTGATGAACTGCCACAGATACTGAACGTGCTAAAGGGTGACATGAGCCTTGTGGGTCCAAGACCGTATCTTCCGAGCGAGAGGTCTTTTGTCATGGCACAGGGTGATACGATCCTGAGCGTGCTTCCCGGCATAACCGGGTTATGGCAGGTCTCAGGGAGAAATGAGGCGCCCTACAGCGATAGGATCGGGCTCGATACTTGGTATGTCAGGAACTGGAACCTAGGTCTCGATGTCATTATCTTGATGAAGACCATTCGTTGTGTAATAAAACAGGAGGGGGCCTATTGAATACGGATTGAATTGTGTTTAATATAGAATTTCTGATACTGAGAAGGGCCTCAAGTTCGGGCAGCTATAAATTTTTGATAGCCGGGTCCTGCGCAACGAAACCCTGTGGACCCCGCCAGGTCCGGAAGGAAGCAACGGCAGCAGGTAATTTCGTGTGCCGCAGGGGTGCCTGGCTATCATTTTCTGTTGTTCCTTATGCACGCTGATTGTTTTATTTGGATCATTAATCAATTGTTATGTCTTACTTAGTCCTTGCCAGGAAATGGCGGCCTCAGACCTTTGAAGATGTCGCCGGCCAGCGTCATGTCACGCGGACCCTTCAAAATTCTATTGAGATGGGAAGACTCTCGCATGCCATGATCTTCAGCGGAGCTAGAGGGGTGGGCAAGACGTCCGTGGCCAGGATACTTGCCAAGGCCATAAATTGTGAGGCCGGCCCTGCGAAAAACCCATGCAATAGATGCGTGCAATGTGTGGAGATCACCGAAGGTCGCTCGGTGGACGTCCAGGAGATAGACGCGGCGTCGAACAGGGGTATTGATGAGATAAGGCTTTTGAAGGAAAATAGTCGATTCCACCCGTCTTTTTGCAGATGCAGGGTCTATATAATAGATGAAGCGCATATGCTGACCAAAGAGGCGTTTAATGCACTCCTGAAGACCCTTGAGGAGCCGCCTGATCATGTCTATTTTATTTTAGCAACAACCGAGCCCCAAAAGATCCCTGTCACCATACATTCAAGGTGCCAACACCATGTCTTCAAGAGATTGGGTGCGGCCGCGCTTGCCGCCCACGTCGACAAGATCGCCCACGCCGAAGGTCTCAGGCTCGACCGTGAAGTCATCATGCTCCTTGCGAGAGAGGCCGGGGGAAGCGTCAGGGATGCCCTCAGCCTGCTTGATCAGGTTGTAGCATTCGGCGCATCTTCCCTCGAAGAGGTGTGTGAGGCGCTTGGAGTGATCAGTTCTCAGGTCATGCGGGATATGGCCGGGGCCGTTATCAAAGGTGACGTGGCGGGCATGTTGAGCATCCTGGATGACGTACAGGGCTATGGTGTCGATCTCAAGCGGTTTGCCTCAGACCTCACCCTTTATCTTAGAGATATGCTTGTAGTGAAGGAGCTTGGGCCTGAGCGGGCCGATGGCCTTGTCGTGCTGTCCAGAGAGGACATAAACGAACTCAGCCCACTTTTGTCCGATGTAAGCCCGAACGGGCTTATGCAGATGCTCGATGCCATGATGAAAGGGCTCGATGCCATAGGGCGGAGCTCAACCCCAAGGATCTCCTTGGAGATATTGCTCATGCGTCTCATCCATATGAGGGATGCCGTTAAGATAGATGAGATATTAAGGCGTCTCAACGAGCTCCGGTCTCCAGTGGGGTCCGAAGCTGTTTCCCCTGCATCTTCGTCTGTGTCAAACAGCACATCGATGGACTCTATGGAGATCAAGACAGGATCTATTGCCTCAACTGAAGGACCGGCACCGCTGTCAGGTGGGAGCTGGGAGGATTTTCTCTGTTTTACAAGGAAAAGGAGCCAGCCGCTTGCGTCAAAGCTTGTGTGCTGCAAGCAGGTTAATGTAGACGAAAATAACGGGATAATAAGGCTTTTGTGCGTACCAGGCATGCACTATGACCTGCTTTCCGAGAGAGATAATATATCACGTCTTCAAGACCTCGCCAGGGAGTTCTATAAGAGACCTGTTAGTTTGGTCGTAGAGGTCTTGAAAAAAGAAGATGAAGCCAGCGGCAGCATGCCGAATGGTTCAAAAAAATCATCCGCACGCGACGAACTTTTGAGCGCCCCTCTGGTAAAGAAAGCCATAAAGGTATTTGACGCCAGGATCATGGATGTTAAATTGTTTCCCGACAAAGACAGGGATGGTTCGTTTTGATTCAATTTGTTAAAAGAGAGGAGCAAAGTATGCAACCCAACATGAAGGAAATGATGAGGCAGGCGCAGAGGCTTCAGGCCAAGATCGCACAGCTTCAGGAAGAACTTGTCCAGAAGAAGATAGAGGCCTCTGCCGGCGGTGGGATGGTCAAGGCCGTGGCCAATGGAAAGCCAGAAATCATCTCCATTACCATAGAAAAAGAAGTGGTGAACCCTGACGATGTCGAGATGCTTCAAGACCTCGTTGTGGCTGCTGTAAACGAGGCTATCCTACGGGCAAAGGAGATGGCCGAGGAGGAGATGTCCAAAATCACAGGTGGTCTCAGGATCCCTGGTCTCATTTAACTTCTATGTCATCAGTATTTCCCCCTGCACTGGAGAGATTAATGAAGAATATAGAGAGGCTTCCTGGCGTCGGCGAGAAGACCGCCATGCGTTTCGCTCTCCAGATACTTAAATGGCCGGAGGCGAAGGCCAGGGAGCTGGCGGATTCTGTCGCCGAGCTCCACCGGAAGATAAGGCTCTGTTCATCATGTTTTGCCTTTTCCGAGGAGGACCCGTGCCGGATATGCGTGGACCCCAAGCGCGAGCATGATGTGATCTGTGTGGTTGAGGATCCAGGCGATATGCTTGCCATAGAGAAGTCCGGGGCGTTCAGAGGACTTTATCACGTCCTTCACGGCGTTATCTCCCCGATGGACGGCGTGGGTCCTGAACAGCTTAAGATATCCGAGCTTGTAAGCCGCATCGCCAGGGACGGTATAAAAGAGGTGATTATTGCAACCAGCAGCACCGCTGCCGGCGAGGCTACGGCCGCCTATCTCTGCGACATCCTCAAAGGCACTGGTACATGGGTGACGCGTATAGCATGCGGTATCCCCATGGGCATGGACATCAAATATGCAGACACCATGACCTTGAAGCGAGCACTCTCGGCAAGGGAACGGATAAAGACCTAACCCTGAGCTGGCCTTCACAAAAACTCTAGCGCGGAAGTCCGCAGGCTTTAGTCGGGGGTTATTGAATTGAGTCTTGTTTCTATAGACCTTGCATGGGCCGTAAGCCCTTCCTTTTCTGCAAGGGCGATTATGTCCCTGGCGTCATCTGCAAAACCTTTTTTTGTATATGATATGATGCTTGAACGTTTGAGGAATGTCTCGACGCCGAGGGCTGAAGAGAATCTTGCCGTCCCCATGGTGGGCAAGACGTGGTTCGGCCCGGCGATGTAGTCTCCAACAGGTTCAGGGGTGTAATCGCCGAGAAAGATGGCCCCGGCATGGCGTATATGAGGAAGCACCTCCCATGGATCCCTGACCATCAGTTCAAGGTGTTCGGGCGATATCCTGTTCGCCAAAGACACGGCCGCGTCGAGGCTGTTGACAGCCAATATGAGGCCGTTATCTCTAAGGGCACTTATCGCAGTCTCTTTTCTCTCAAGCCCTGCCGCCAATCGCTCAACCTCTACTGCTACATCTTTTCCAAGTCCTGCATCTGTGGTTATCAGTACGGCGGTTGCCATCGGGTCATGCTCGGCCTGCGACAGAAGATCCGCAGCCACATATCCCTTGTCTGCACCCTTGTCCGCTATGATCACTACCTCACTCGGTCCTGCAATCATATCTATGCCTACAAGCCCTGAGACGAACCTTTTAGCTGCGGCGACGTAGATATTGCCAGGGCCCGCAACTACATCAACAGGGGCGATCGACTCGGTACCGTATGCCATTGCACCGATGGCCCATGCGCTGCCGGCCTTATATATCTCATTTATGCCGCACAAGGACGCCGCGGCCAAGATATGTGGATCTATCTCCTTTTTGTCGTTGGGCGGGGTTGCGAGGACGATCCTTTTTACCCCTGCGATCTTTGCCGGGATGGCGTTCATGAGCACGGATGAGACAAGCGGTGTCAGACCGCCCTTGCCACCAGGCACGTAGAGGCCAGCGGCGTCTACGGGTCGGACCATTTGGCCGAGCACCACACCGTTTTCCCTGGTCATCATCCATGAATTCGGCAATTCGTGCCTATGGAATTCCTCGATGTTTTTTATGGCCTTTCCAAGGCTCGCAAGGAAGTTTTCATCCACCCTTGAACGGGCATCCTCCATTTCTTCAGAGGTGACCTTCAAGTCTTCACGGGAAAAGTCAGGGGCATCGAACATGCGCGTGTATCTTACAAGGGCATCGTCCCCGTAGACCATTACATCTTTCAATATCTCTTTTACGGCATATTCTATGTCTTCCTTGATGTCGAATCTGCGAGAACACAGGGCATTGATCCTGGCGTCCCCTTCATCAGAGGGATAAGAAATCGGTGTTATGATCATATTTCTCCCTTTTTGAGATTTTTGACCTTAAGCCAAAAGCACAGCTATTATACCAGTTAAAAATATCCCATCGAACGTCCCTGCGCCGCCGATTGAAACCACCGGCGCGCCAAGATGCCCTACGTCTTTTAGATGTAGGATATCGGCCCCGACAAGGGTCCCGATAACCCCTGATATGTAAGCCACGACAGGGGCGTGTTCGCCTGAGGAGAGCATCACAGCCACCAGCGCAGAAAGGAGCGGCGGTATAAAGACCGGCAGGGCGATGCCAAGCCTCGGCACCGGCCTTGCAAGGAGATAAGATATAATGGTTATTATAAATATGCCGAGTATGGGTTCAAAAAAAAGGCCTTGCTTTACGAAGAGATAGATGGATAGAAATATCGGAACTACGGCCCCCCCGAGGTTTATGGCTATTATACTGGTGTTTGCGTTCCTTTTGGGTATTTTATAGGTTACGCCGAAATACCTTACTGTGTCAGGCGCATCTATGTCATCGCCTGCAATGCGCTTTATAGGGATGTT of Dissulfurimicrobium hydrothermale contains these proteins:
- the lpxK gene encoding tetraacyldisaccharide 4'-kinase; amino-acid sequence: MNPRLLPLLFLLGRPFSPLYSGVMRLRPWAYRKGYLETKALPRPVISIGNITLGGTGKTPLVMAVAEWFKRQGLRVAVVTRGYGGSIGKGPVLVSKGEGAVISPHKAGDEPVMMAERMYGIPVVAGSDRFNAGLFAIQELDAQIILLDDGFQHLALKRDIDILLLSARRLFGTGKVFPGGDLREPLSAISRAAAIVITDSQIFGPDQIEACRQMLDVLAPERPVFFSQTKTKAIRDLNPSTPVFAFCGIGSPEAFFEMCAETWTEIRGKKAFRDHHVYTLRDINEIATEALKAGASCVVTTAKDAVKVTGIWSKATAREGKILPLMVFEIEAAPEPELFDFIKSQLPPLTEVGASYFTG
- a CDS encoding 3-deoxy-D-manno-octulosonic acid transferase; protein product: MSLPAAALPVLAFMGFKDKYRGQLKGRLGIGLDARAIEGRYPRIWVHALSLGEANAAVPFIREVAKRWPDAGIICSASTKTGLNVLKDAFAGATRMIIISMPFDLPPVIAHFIRRLSPNCLVLVETDLWPNLLWMLRRNRIPALLINGSISSRAHSRLKRLGTAFTDLIYGGLSHIAMQSEMDRARLLDLGLPEDRISTVGNIKYDIKCTEALNPMDKRRKLGLGEDGHVFVAGSTHKGEEAVIFSVFKALKKEFATLRLVIAPRDPARGKEVAAIARNLGLAADLRSAGSGKTGADILILDTLGELKECYLVADIAFVGGSLVNACGHNILEPAACGVPVIFGPNMESFRYAADTFALKGAGLYVMDASGLENAVRTLLKDDGRRMEMGRRAKDLIAENSGSVIRCIELLEKYIKRRRFV
- the wbaP gene encoding undecaprenyl-phosphate galactose phosphotransferase WbaP, with the protein product MNNKLKTVFERAVLFFIDAAAISLILGLSVFVRTDILPILYSGFRGDFSVITFKNIWWFPIVWLFFYYYEGLYTRRFSLWDEVMSIWKVSFLATIGVFTLVSMGKLSGEVSRTVIVLMGGLSLVSLPPIRMAAKAVLRMFGLLKKRVIVLGAGKTGVRIIQALSREPNYGYEILGILDDDPEKAGMRIEGVKVHHGVDNVFKYLKRMRVTDVFIAMPSAGRERLQNLINNLQHKVDGISFVPDMFGVAVLGAELQHFFNEQTFAFEIKNNLARPLNVFVKRSFDMGLSLILLVLLAVPMLVIAIMIRLDSKGPVIFSQERIGRHGRLFKCLKFRTMYLGADEKLNEILEKDPKARAEWEDRWKLKDDPRVTRVGRFLRKTSFDELPQILNVLKGDMSLVGPRPYLPSERSFVMAQGDTILSVLPGITGLWQVSGRNEAPYSDRIGLDTWYVRNWNLGLDVIILMKTIRCVIKQEGAY
- the dnaX gene encoding DNA polymerase III subunit gamma/tau: MSYLVLARKWRPQTFEDVAGQRHVTRTLQNSIEMGRLSHAMIFSGARGVGKTSVARILAKAINCEAGPAKNPCNRCVQCVEITEGRSVDVQEIDAASNRGIDEIRLLKENSRFHPSFCRCRVYIIDEAHMLTKEAFNALLKTLEEPPDHVYFILATTEPQKIPVTIHSRCQHHVFKRLGAAALAAHVDKIAHAEGLRLDREVIMLLAREAGGSVRDALSLLDQVVAFGASSLEEVCEALGVISSQVMRDMAGAVIKGDVAGMLSILDDVQGYGVDLKRFASDLTLYLRDMLVVKELGPERADGLVVLSREDINELSPLLSDVSPNGLMQMLDAMMKGLDAIGRSSTPRISLEILLMRLIHMRDAVKIDEILRRLNELRSPVGSEAVSPASSSVSNSTSMDSMEIKTGSIASTEGPAPLSGGSWEDFLCFTRKRSQPLASKLVCCKQVNVDENNGIIRLLCVPGMHYDLLSERDNISRLQDLAREFYKRPVSLVVEVLKKEDEASGSMPNGSKKSSARDELLSAPLVKKAIKVFDARIMDVKLFPDKDRDGSF
- a CDS encoding YbaB/EbfC family nucleoid-associated protein; translation: MQPNMKEMMRQAQRLQAKIAQLQEELVQKKIEASAGGGMVKAVANGKPEIISITIEKEVVNPDDVEMLQDLVVAAVNEAILRAKEMAEEEMSKITGGLRIPGLI
- the recR gene encoding recombination mediator RecR, whose protein sequence is MKNIERLPGVGEKTAMRFALQILKWPEAKARELADSVAELHRKIRLCSSCFAFSEEDPCRICVDPKREHDVICVVEDPGDMLAIEKSGAFRGLYHVLHGVISPMDGVGPEQLKISELVSRIARDGIKEVIIATSSTAAGEATAAYLCDILKGTGTWVTRIACGIPMGMDIKYADTMTLKRALSARERIKT
- the hisD gene encoding histidinol dehydrogenase; this encodes MIITPISYPSDEGDARINALCSRRFDIKEDIEYAVKEILKDVMVYGDDALVRYTRMFDAPDFSREDLKVTSEEMEDARSRVDENFLASLGKAIKNIEEFHRHELPNSWMMTRENGVVLGQMVRPVDAAGLYVPGGKGGLTPLVSSVLMNAIPAKIAGVKRIVLATPPNDKKEIDPHILAAASLCGINEIYKAGSAWAIGAMAYGTESIAPVDVVAGPGNIYVAAAKRFVSGLVGIDMIAGPSEVVIIADKGADKGYVAADLLSQAEHDPMATAVLITTDAGLGKDVAVEVERLAAGLERKETAISALRDNGLILAVNSLDAAVSLANRISPEHLELMVRDPWEVLPHIRHAGAIFLGDYTPEPVGDYIAGPNHVLPTMGTARFSSALGVETFLKRSSIISYTKKGFADDARDIIALAEKEGLTAHARSIETRLNSITPD
- a CDS encoding DUF1614 domain-containing protein, with the translated sequence MFFNPFAIIYFVIFLFILLLLFAFIQIGAITIAFAKIGLSPTQAFGFLLLSLIGSHINIPIKRIAGDDIDAPDTVRYFGVTYKIPKRNANTSIIAINLGGAVVPIFLSIYLFVKQGLFFEPILGIFIITIISYLLARPVPRLGIALPVFIPPLLSALVAVMLSSGEHAPVVAYISGVIGTLVGADILHLKDVGHLGAPVVSIGGAGTFDGIFLTGIIAVLLA